From the genome of Pelobacter propionicus DSM 2379, one region includes:
- a CDS encoding hydrolase yields the protein MSLKDTFFLDSEKAALVVIDVQDKLCQAMDEKMLGKLTKNVGILLESVAELKIPVLFTEQYVKGLGATLAELLEKAAEAPRLEKMTFSCCGIPQFMETLKASGRTQIIITGMETHVCVLQTVIELREAGFTVHLVKDAVMSRDKRNWKVAVEAMTLAGAIPTCTESVLFQLLKVAGTDAFKKLSKLVR from the coding sequence ATGTCGCTGAAGGATACGTTTTTTCTGGATAGTGAAAAGGCCGCGCTGGTGGTGATCGATGTGCAGGACAAGCTGTGCCAGGCCATGGATGAGAAGATGCTCGGCAAGCTGACCAAGAATGTGGGCATCCTGCTGGAGAGCGTCGCCGAACTGAAAATCCCGGTGCTGTTCACCGAGCAGTATGTCAAGGGACTGGGCGCCACCCTGGCAGAACTGCTGGAGAAGGCCGCCGAGGCCCCCCGCCTGGAGAAGATGACCTTCAGCTGCTGCGGCATCCCCCAGTTCATGGAAACTCTCAAGGCAAGCGGCCGCACCCAGATCATCATCACCGGCATGGAGACCCACGTCTGCGTGCTCCAGACGGTGATCGAGCTGCGCGAGGCCGGTTTCACGGTGCACCTGGTGAAGGACGCCGTCATGAGCAGGGACAAGCGCAACTGGAAGGTGGCCGTGGAGGCCATGACCCTGGCCGGCGCGATCCCCACCTGCACCGAGTCGGTTCTGTTCCAGCTGCTGAAGGTGGCCGGTACCGACGCATTCAAGAAGCTGTCCAAGCTGGTGCGCTAG
- a CDS encoding alpha/beta fold hydrolase, with amino-acid sequence MKKHTLIISVSIMLILSFVRQGTCRPVVFFIGGWGMTPSQMEAFSRSVPESEKVKFLLPTEVRDLTRPWHCADLIYDHIQKNGLAEEDLYFVAFSLGGIVTQWLLSDHPELPVKKLILVGSPMGGYKFLPPNPFFSNNFPEKLPIYVIAGSKGQKAWFLRDVNDGVVDLKSALDIRDQNLKEAAVFHADHNELEEIPEVQAQISRWLDLRQEPPRNVVAGNNALSHPSRDLGGGAGPRCCHPQLGGT; translated from the coding sequence ATGAAAAAACACACTCTCATCATCTCCGTCTCCATCATGCTGATCCTGTCCTTTGTGCGTCAGGGTACCTGCAGGCCGGTGGTCTTCTTCATCGGTGGGTGGGGAATGACCCCCTCCCAGATGGAAGCTTTCTCCCGTTCAGTCCCTGAATCGGAAAAGGTGAAGTTCCTCCTCCCCACCGAGGTCAGGGATCTCACCAGGCCCTGGCATTGCGCCGACCTGATCTACGACCATATCCAGAAGAACGGTCTCGCCGAGGAGGATCTCTATTTCGTCGCCTTTTCCCTGGGGGGGATCGTCACCCAGTGGCTGCTGAGTGACCACCCCGAACTGCCCGTCAAGAAGCTGATCCTGGTGGGCTCCCCCATGGGAGGCTACAAGTTCCTGCCTCCCAACCCGTTCTTCTCCAACAATTTTCCAGAAAAGTTGCCCATTTACGTCATAGCGGGAAGCAAGGGGCAGAAGGCGTGGTTCCTGCGCGACGTAAATGACGGGGTGGTTGACCTGAAAAGCGCCCTGGATATCCGCGATCAGAACCTGAAGGAAGCCGCCGTGTTCCATGCCGACCACAACGAGCTGGAAGAAATTCCCGAGGTTCAAGCCCAGATATCCCGATGGCTGGACCTGCGCCAGGAGCCTCCACGGAATGTGGTGGCCGGAAATAACGCCCTTTCGCACCCATCGCGGGATTTGGGAGGGGGGGCGGGCCCCCGTTGTTGCCATCCCCAACTAGGCGGTACCTGA
- a CDS encoding HAD family hydrolase: MNQPKSRYKVVIYDCDGVMFDSLESNYVFYNRVMAHLGRPPLDRSDEEARTVLHTYSFSDVMEYFFTNDPARDDALAFAKTIRYRELAPYMRMEEGLMETLDRIRPHVSLAICTNRASSMEMIIEDFGLNGYFSCIMTASQVTYPKPHPEPLLRVLDHFGIQAGEALFVGDAEVDRRAAVGAGVPFVAYKSELPATTRICHHQEIVSHLF; the protein is encoded by the coding sequence GTGAACCAGCCGAAAAGCCGCTACAAGGTCGTTATCTACGACTGCGACGGGGTCATGTTCGACTCCTTGGAGTCCAATTATGTCTTCTACAACCGGGTCATGGCCCACCTGGGGCGCCCCCCCCTTGACCGATCGGACGAAGAGGCGCGCACGGTGCTGCATACCTACTCGTTCAGCGACGTGATGGAGTATTTCTTCACCAACGACCCAGCCCGCGATGATGCCCTGGCCTTTGCCAAGACCATCCGCTATCGCGAACTGGCCCCCTACATGCGCATGGAGGAGGGGCTGATGGAGACCCTGGACCGGATCAGGCCCCATGTCTCCCTGGCGATCTGCACCAACCGCGCCTCGTCCATGGAGATGATCATCGAGGATTTCGGCTTGAACGGCTATTTCTCCTGCATCATGACCGCCTCGCAGGTGACCTATCCCAAGCCCCATCCCGAGCCACTGCTCAGGGTATTGGACCACTTCGGCATACAGGCTGGTGAGGCGCTCTTCGTGGGGGACGCGGAAGTGGACCGGCGGGCGGCGGTCGGCGCCGGGGTGCCGTTTGTGGCCTACAAGAGCGAACTTCCGGCCACGACCCGTATCTGCCATCACCAGGAGATCGTCAGCCATCTTTTCTAG
- a CDS encoding HNH endonuclease translates to MDFFVSEVSEQEIRREREKSRELRRSRWWQNRLALGRCHWCGGSFHADELTMDHVIPLSRGGKGSRNNVVPACKQCNSNKKYLLPMEWEQYLNSLENRSTSQ, encoded by the coding sequence ATGGATTTTTTTGTCAGCGAGGTCAGTGAGCAGGAGATCAGGCGTGAGCGGGAGAAGTCCCGGGAACTGCGGCGCAGCCGCTGGTGGCAGAACAGGCTGGCCCTTGGGCGCTGTCACTGGTGCGGGGGCAGCTTTCATGCCGACGAGTTGACCATGGATCACGTCATTCCCCTCTCCCGGGGGGGCAAGGGCTCGCGCAACAACGTGGTGCCGGCCTGCAAACAGTGCAACAGCAACAAGAAGTACCTGCTGCCCATGGAGTGGGAGCAGTATCTGAACAGTCTCGAAAACCGGAGTACCAGCCAGTGA
- a CDS encoding endonuclease MutS2, with protein sequence MISHQTLKRLEFDKILAEISGHVHSEVTAARLMDTVPLSDGGAIASISGRIEEIRSLASQGIALRLQPFQDIRPLMELLRPVGAFLGPRELLIFIPVLEIFGDIARQFAPRNDIPLLKGLDPPLKGFADILEPLAASIDQDGGIMDSASTALREIRRAKRSLASRIRKKIEEIVRDNNIEIFLQDDFITQRSGRWVIPVRMDSKGMVKGVVHDVSSSGETAFMEPLEIIPFVNELENLSAEEKAEEIRILRQLSSWIRQDAAEISACFETLLTLDELASIARFADTHALEPPSLNGEGVLRLAGARHPLLLMLQAQGALSRVEPLDLQLGGEGTVMVITGPNAGGKTIALKTAGVLVLMALCGMPVPADGASSTFPLLDDLLVDMGDEQSIEQSLSTFSAHVSRVAAILEQAGPRSLVLLDELGAGTEPQQGAAIACGVLRELRERGAMVIATTHLSEIIGYVHATEGMVNAGMEYDAETYTPLYRLISGQPGHSHAIEIARRYGMPDRVISFAREMLGTASEEFTSLLAELHRKRGELEHGAAQLEREREQVRAIRRELEARSATIEQARQETREKAWADAREVISTARRRMNELLDEYRRERRSESIEKLRRVEAEVTEQLSPRDLAGDDQPLGEVAEGDSVRIRSLGHDGRVLQLLPKQGRARVRAGSMELEVPLSDLVAPLKQTGGTATRPSGGDWRVQAVEEGERELKLIGLRVEEALALLDPFLSQASLGSFSEVRIIHGLGSGRLRQAVREHLAHHQLVEEFRPGNAHEGRDGATVVTLRR encoded by the coding sequence ATGATCAGTCACCAAACCCTGAAGCGCCTGGAATTCGACAAGATTCTGGCTGAAATCTCCGGCCATGTTCACAGCGAGGTTACGGCCGCCCGGCTTATGGATACCGTGCCGTTGAGCGACGGGGGGGCTATTGCCTCCATCTCCGGACGCATCGAGGAGATTCGCTCCCTTGCCAGCCAGGGCATTGCCCTGCGTCTGCAGCCCTTCCAGGATATCCGGCCGCTCATGGAGCTGCTCCGGCCGGTTGGCGCCTTTCTGGGGCCGCGGGAGCTTTTGATCTTCATCCCGGTGCTGGAGATCTTCGGCGACATCGCCCGTCAGTTCGCGCCCCGCAACGACATCCCGCTGCTCAAGGGACTCGATCCCCCCCTGAAGGGCTTCGCCGATATCCTGGAGCCGCTGGCCGCCTCCATCGATCAGGACGGCGGCATCATGGACAGCGCCTCCACGGCATTACGGGAGATCCGCCGCGCAAAGCGTTCGCTGGCATCCCGCATCCGCAAGAAGATCGAGGAGATCGTCCGCGACAACAATATCGAGATCTTTCTGCAGGACGATTTCATAACCCAGCGTTCGGGGCGCTGGGTTATCCCGGTGCGCATGGATTCCAAGGGGATGGTCAAGGGGGTGGTGCACGACGTCTCCTCGTCGGGGGAGACCGCCTTCATGGAACCGCTGGAGATCATCCCCTTCGTCAACGAGCTGGAAAACCTGAGCGCCGAGGAAAAGGCCGAGGAGATCCGCATCCTCCGCCAGCTTTCGTCCTGGATCCGCCAGGATGCGGCCGAGATCAGCGCCTGTTTCGAAACCCTGCTGACCCTGGATGAGCTTGCCAGTATCGCCCGCTTCGCCGACACCCATGCCCTGGAACCCCCCAGCCTGAACGGCGAAGGGGTGCTGCGCCTGGCCGGGGCGCGCCACCCGTTGCTGCTGATGCTCCAGGCCCAGGGGGCGCTTTCCCGGGTGGAGCCGCTGGACCTGCAGTTGGGGGGCGAGGGGACGGTCATGGTGATCACCGGGCCCAATGCCGGCGGCAAGACCATCGCCCTGAAAACTGCCGGGGTGCTGGTGCTCATGGCGCTGTGCGGCATGCCGGTGCCGGCCGATGGCGCCAGCTCCACCTTTCCCCTGCTGGACGACCTGCTGGTGGATATGGGGGACGAACAGTCCATCGAACAGAGCCTCTCCACCTTCTCCGCCCATGTGTCCCGCGTCGCCGCCATACTGGAGCAGGCGGGGCCGCGCTCCCTGGTGCTGCTGGACGAACTGGGCGCGGGAACGGAGCCGCAGCAGGGGGCGGCCATCGCCTGCGGCGTGCTGCGGGAATTGCGGGAGCGGGGCGCCATGGTCATCGCCACCACTCACCTGTCGGAGATCATCGGTTATGTCCATGCCACGGAGGGGATGGTCAACGCCGGCATGGAGTACGACGCCGAGACCTACACGCCGCTCTACCGCCTGATCAGCGGACAGCCGGGACATTCCCATGCCATCGAGATCGCCCGGCGCTACGGCATGCCCGACCGGGTGATCAGCTTTGCCCGGGAGATGCTGGGAACGGCCAGCGAAGAGTTCACCAGTCTCTTGGCCGAGTTGCACCGCAAGCGGGGGGAGCTGGAGCATGGCGCTGCCCAACTTGAGCGGGAACGGGAGCAGGTCAGGGCCATCCGTAGGGAGCTGGAAGCCCGCAGCGCTACTATCGAACAGGCCAGGCAGGAGACGCGGGAAAAAGCCTGGGCCGATGCGCGGGAGGTGATCTCCACGGCCCGGCGCCGCATGAACGAGCTTTTGGACGAGTATCGGCGCGAACGCCGCAGCGAGAGCATCGAGAAGCTGCGCCGCGTGGAGGCCGAGGTCACCGAACAGCTCAGCCCCCGGGATCTGGCCGGTGACGATCAGCCCCTGGGCGAGGTGGCCGAGGGTGACAGCGTGCGCATCCGCTCCCTGGGGCACGACGGTCGCGTGCTCCAGCTGCTCCCCAAACAGGGCAGGGCGCGGGTCAGGGCCGGCAGCATGGAGCTGGAGGTGCCGCTCAGCGATCTGGTGGCACCGTTGAAACAAACAGGCGGCACGGCGACTCGGCCATCGGGAGGTGACTGGAGGGTGCAGGCGGTCGAGGAGGGGGAGCGGGAGCTGAAGCTGATCGGCCTGCGGGTGGAGGAAGCGCTGGCGCTCCTGGACCCCTTTCTCAGCCAGGCCTCCCTGGGCTCCTTTTCCGAGGTGCGCATCATCCATGGCCTTGGTTCGGGACGACTGCGTCAGGCGGTGCGGGAGCATCTGGCACATCACCAGCTGGTGGAGGAGTTCCGTCCCGGAAACGCCCATGAGGGGCGGGATGGCGCCACGGTGGTCACCTTGCGCAGGTAA
- a CDS encoding peptide chain release factor family protein, translating into MAGFAVSEEKNRWLQREMARLNVREEDLEEQFVRSSGSGGQHVNKTSSSVFLRHIPSGICVSASRERSQSVNRFLARRELLERIEAQTGAETGEMRRIARLRKQKNRRRRRAEKKDA; encoded by the coding sequence ATGGCCGGCTTCGCCGTGAGCGAGGAGAAGAACCGCTGGCTGCAGCGGGAGATGGCCCGGCTGAACGTACGGGAGGAGGATCTGGAGGAACAGTTCGTCCGCTCCTCGGGCAGCGGCGGCCAGCATGTCAACAAGACTTCCTCCTCGGTCTTTCTGCGGCATATCCCCAGCGGCATCTGCGTGTCGGCCTCCCGTGAGCGCAGCCAGTCGGTGAACCGTTTCCTGGCACGCCGGGAGCTCCTGGAGCGCATCGAGGCCCAGACTGGAGCAGAGACCGGAGAAATGCGGCGCATCGCGCGCCTGCGCAAACAGAAGAACCGTCGCAGAAGGCGGGCAGAGAAGAAGGACGCATGA
- a CDS encoding EAL and HDOD domain-containing protein, with translation MENGNYLIGRQPILDRNEEVVAYELLFRSAASLDTASVWSASYATARVIVNTLSGFGLEQILGGHRGFSNMELDLLMSDSIAILPRERVVLELLETLQVTPGLVERCRFLKHEGFTLALDDHEFDPLYNELYGIVDIVKVDLFQSPVEHLQEMVERFSSYSVKLLAEKVESRDQYLRCRDMGFEYFQGYYFAKPSLMEKKPFGDAGAHLLKLMRLLMDDADISDIEHAFRQSPGLTYKLLLLVNSVSLGMRVRVQNVRHAVSSLGRQQIKRWVQLCLFALGDSSGLENPLVEMAAVRAVFMEHLAGQVPRLRDNPEAADQAFMIGILSLLETIYTISIDEVIASLHLSDEVRDALAERSGILGELLRLAELVEEVESDFGETSRCFVEMGLTLEDVLAAQVRAFGWRSGNL, from the coding sequence ATGGAGAACGGAAACTATCTGATCGGCAGGCAGCCGATCCTGGACAGGAATGAAGAGGTTGTCGCCTATGAACTCCTCTTCCGCTCGGCTGCGTCCCTGGATACGGCATCGGTCTGGAGCGCCTCCTACGCCACGGCCAGGGTGATTGTCAATACCCTGTCCGGATTCGGCCTCGAACAGATCCTGGGGGGACACCGGGGGTTCAGCAACATGGAGCTGGACCTGCTGATGAGCGACTCCATCGCTATCCTGCCGCGGGAGCGGGTCGTGCTGGAACTGCTGGAAACCCTGCAGGTCACCCCCGGGTTGGTGGAACGCTGCCGCTTTTTGAAGCACGAGGGGTTTACCCTGGCGCTGGACGATCATGAGTTCGATCCGCTCTACAATGAGCTGTACGGCATTGTTGATATCGTCAAAGTTGACCTGTTCCAGTCGCCGGTTGAGCATCTGCAGGAGATGGTTGAGCGCTTCAGTTCCTATTCCGTCAAGCTGCTGGCTGAAAAGGTGGAAAGCCGTGACCAGTACCTGCGCTGCCGCGACATGGGATTCGAATACTTCCAGGGGTACTACTTCGCCAAGCCGTCCCTGATGGAGAAGAAACCGTTCGGCGATGCGGGGGCGCACCTGCTGAAGTTGATGCGCCTGCTCATGGACGATGCCGACATAAGCGACATCGAGCATGCTTTTCGCCAAAGCCCCGGCCTGACGTACAAGCTGTTGCTGCTGGTCAACTCGGTATCGCTGGGGATGCGGGTCAGGGTCCAGAACGTGCGCCATGCCGTGTCAAGCCTGGGGAGGCAGCAGATCAAGCGCTGGGTGCAGCTCTGCCTGTTCGCCTTGGGTGACAGCAGCGGGCTGGAGAACCCCCTGGTGGAGATGGCCGCGGTGCGGGCCGTCTTCATGGAGCATCTGGCCGGGCAGGTGCCGCGGTTGCGCGATAACCCGGAAGCCGCCGATCAGGCCTTCATGATCGGTATCCTCTCGCTTCTGGAAACTATCTATACCATTTCCATCGACGAGGTCATTGCCAGTCTGCATCTTTCCGATGAGGTCAGGGATGCCCTGGCCGAGCGGAGCGGTATTCTTGGTGAGCTGTTGCGGCTGGCCGAGCTGGTGGAAGAGGTGGAATCCGACTTTGGTGAGACATCCCGCTGCTTCGTCGAAATGGGGCTCACCCTGGAGGATGTGCTGGCTGCCCAGGTGAGGGCCTTTGGCTGGCGCTCCGGGAATCTGTGA
- a CDS encoding lysophospholipid acyltransferase family protein: MNTSFLRRSWVTFSTYIVGFYASGLNRFVIKGADNIPASGGVLLAANHISAYETIFLPWAIVRHHPFQMVWAPAKEELFAKPLQRLIYSSWGAFPVRRGRDVKANRVIENLLKDQKVMLFPEGTRHRDGRLGKGNRGVGKIIHETRPVIIPTALVGLNRWKFPGLGQSACVIFGKPLDVSDLYAMPNSKETHQLIVERVMDAIAEQLKQEGAYVGQA; encoded by the coding sequence GTGAACACATCGTTTCTGCGGCGCAGCTGGGTCACTTTTTCAACCTACATAGTCGGTTTCTATGCATCAGGTCTCAACCGCTTCGTCATCAAGGGGGCCGACAACATTCCCGCCTCCGGCGGCGTACTACTGGCAGCCAACCACATCTCGGCCTATGAGACGATCTTCCTTCCCTGGGCCATTGTCCGCCACCACCCCTTCCAGATGGTCTGGGCACCGGCCAAGGAGGAGCTGTTCGCCAAACCGCTCCAGCGCCTGATCTACTCTTCCTGGGGCGCCTTCCCGGTCAGGCGCGGGCGTGACGTCAAGGCCAACCGGGTCATCGAGAACCTGCTCAAGGATCAGAAGGTCATGCTCTTCCCCGAGGGGACCCGGCACCGGGACGGCCGACTGGGCAAAGGCAACCGTGGCGTGGGCAAGATCATCCATGAAACCAGGCCGGTGATCATCCCCACGGCGCTGGTCGGGCTCAATCGCTGGAAGTTCCCCGGCCTGGGCCAGTCCGCCTGCGTGATCTTCGGAAAACCGCTGGATGTCAGCGACCTGTACGCCATGCCCAACAGCAAGGAGACCCACCAGTTGATCGTGGAGCGGGTCATGGACGCCATTGCGGAACAACTGAAACAGGAGGGCGCCTATGTCGGCCAGGCCTGA
- the rnhA gene encoding ribonuclease HI, whose amino-acid sequence MSARPDQSRTAAPSATTSPVEIYCDGACSGNPGPGGYGAILRYNGHEKEIRGSEAHTTNNRMELTAAMEALRLLTRPCRITIVTDSQYLVKGMTEWIQGWQRRGWQNSKKEPVLNRDLWEELLKLSAHHDVSWQWIRGHAGHAENERCDSLARQAITEMRGAP is encoded by the coding sequence ATGTCGGCCAGGCCTGATCAGTCACGAACCGCCGCCCCATCAGCAACGACCTCCCCGGTGGAAATCTACTGCGACGGCGCCTGCAGCGGCAATCCCGGGCCGGGCGGCTACGGCGCCATCCTGCGCTATAACGGCCATGAGAAGGAAATTCGCGGCAGCGAGGCACATACCACCAACAACCGCATGGAACTGACCGCCGCCATGGAGGCGCTGCGTCTTTTGACCCGTCCCTGCCGGATCACCATCGTCACCGACTCGCAGTATCTGGTAAAGGGGATGACCGAGTGGATCCAGGGATGGCAGCGCAGAGGGTGGCAGAACAGCAAGAAGGAGCCGGTGCTCAACCGCGACCTGTGGGAGGAACTGCTCAAGCTCAGTGCCCATCACGATGTCAGCTGGCAATGGATTCGCGGCCATGCCGGCCATGCCGAAAACGAGCGCTGCGACAGCCTGGCGCGCCAGGCGATAACAGAGATGAGGGGCGCCCCCTGA
- a CDS encoding GTP-binding protein — MSFINYASREINCKIVYYGPGLCGKTTNLQFVYQKTAPDSRGKMISLATETERTLFFDFLPLALGEIRGFKTRFHLYTVPGQVFYDASRKLILKGVDGVVFVADSQEEREDANIESLDNLRFNLKEQGYDLDTLPYVVQYNKRDLPNVMPVEQMRRELNTTNVPDFEACATTGEGVFETLKAVAKLILIDLKKGK; from the coding sequence ATGTCCTTCATCAACTATGCCTCCCGCGAAATAAACTGCAAGATCGTCTACTATGGTCCGGGTCTGTGCGGCAAGACCACGAACCTTCAGTTCGTGTACCAGAAGACGGCGCCCGACTCCCGGGGCAAGATGATCAGCCTGGCCACCGAGACGGAGCGGACCCTGTTCTTCGATTTCCTCCCCCTGGCCCTGGGGGAGATCCGGGGCTTCAAGACCCGTTTTCATCTCTACACGGTTCCCGGCCAGGTCTTTTACGATGCCTCCCGCAAGCTGATTCTGAAGGGGGTCGATGGCGTGGTGTTTGTGGCGGATTCCCAGGAGGAGCGTGAGGACGCCAATATCGAGTCCCTGGACAACCTGCGGTTCAACCTCAAGGAGCAGGGGTATGATCTGGACACTCTTCCCTATGTGGTCCAGTACAACAAGCGCGACCTCCCCAATGTCATGCCGGTGGAGCAGATGCGACGCGAACTGAACACTACCAATGTTCCCGATTTCGAGGCCTGCGCCACTACCGGCGAAGGGGTCTTCGAGACCCTCAAGGCGGTAGCAAAGCTTATACTGATTGATCTTAAAAAGGGTAAGTAG
- a CDS encoding roadblock/LC7 domain-containing protein: MSASNMVMYEEEFQEVNQVLERLLKEANAKVIFLVDKDGQLIAGVGEVERFDTTSLASLTAGNIAATGGLAKLIGEKEFSILFHEGEKDNLHISIVGGRVILVVLFDSRSSLGLVRLRVKKSSEELSAIFERLLKKGEESAKRGVSDFPFAEITDDDIDNLFS; the protein is encoded by the coding sequence ATGTCCGCTTCGAACATGGTTATGTATGAAGAGGAGTTTCAGGAAGTTAATCAGGTTCTTGAACGGCTGCTGAAGGAAGCAAACGCCAAGGTCATCTTCCTGGTTGACAAGGACGGGCAGCTGATTGCGGGAGTCGGAGAGGTGGAGCGCTTCGACACCACCTCCCTGGCATCGCTCACCGCCGGAAATATCGCCGCTACCGGGGGGCTGGCCAAGCTGATCGGTGAAAAGGAATTCTCGATCCTGTTCCATGAGGGGGAGAAGGATAACCTGCACATCTCCATCGTGGGGGGCAGGGTTATCCTGGTCGTGCTGTTCGACAGCCGCTCTTCTTTGGGGCTTGTCCGCTTGCGGGTCAAAAAATCGTCAGAGGAGCTTTCCGCCATCTTCGAGCGGCTGCTCAAAAAGGGCGAGGAGAGTGCGAAGCGGGGCGTGTCGGACTTCCCCTTTGCCGAGATCACCGACGATGATATCGATAACCTGTTCAGCTAA
- a CDS encoding radical SAM/SPASM domain-containing protein yields the protein MQAEFTPKWIAWETTQKCNLRCVHCRCSSELDSSQGDFSTQEGKTLLREIADFSKPVVVLSGGEPLMRPDIFELARCGTSLGLRMCMATNGSLVTKETCRDMAGADIKMVSLSLDGSSAAIHDDFRQCPGAFDGVVRAAELFRAHGQKFLINSSFTRRNQHDIAATFRLAKQLGATAWYMFMIVPTGRGEEIMNELISKEDYEEILDWHYRQEREEDEILMRPTCAPHYYRIVLQKAKIEGTGFQRRSLSFSTGGGKGCIAAQSICLIDCFGNVKPCSYFHRIAGNVKQTPFREIWENAEIFKNLRDFASYKGKCGQCEYLSVCGGCRARADAVYGDYMAEEPFCNHIPLRAQREAEK from the coding sequence ATGCAAGCTGAATTCACACCCAAATGGATCGCCTGGGAGACCACGCAGAAATGCAACCTTCGCTGCGTGCACTGCCGCTGCTCGTCGGAGCTGGATTCATCCCAGGGCGACTTCAGCACCCAGGAGGGGAAGACGCTGCTGAGAGAGATCGCCGACTTCTCCAAGCCGGTCGTGGTCCTCTCCGGTGGCGAGCCGCTCATGCGGCCGGACATTTTCGAACTGGCCCGCTGTGGCACCTCACTGGGGCTGCGCATGTGCATGGCAACCAACGGAAGCCTGGTGACGAAAGAGACCTGCCGCGATATGGCCGGAGCAGACATCAAAATGGTTTCCCTCTCCCTGGACGGCAGCTCCGCCGCGATACACGACGATTTCCGCCAGTGCCCCGGCGCCTTCGACGGCGTTGTCCGCGCCGCGGAACTGTTCCGCGCACACGGCCAGAAATTCCTGATCAACTCATCTTTCACCCGGCGCAACCAGCACGACATCGCCGCCACCTTCAGGCTCGCCAAACAGCTGGGCGCCACGGCCTGGTATATGTTCATGATCGTGCCCACCGGCCGGGGCGAGGAGATCATGAACGAACTGATCAGCAAGGAGGACTACGAGGAGATTCTCGACTGGCATTACCGGCAGGAGAGAGAGGAGGATGAGATCCTCATGCGCCCCACCTGCGCGCCCCACTACTACCGCATCGTCCTGCAGAAGGCCAAGATCGAGGGAACAGGCTTCCAGCGCCGTTCCTTAAGCTTCTCCACCGGCGGCGGCAAGGGATGCATCGCAGCCCAATCCATCTGCCTGATCGACTGCTTCGGAAACGTGAAGCCCTGCTCCTACTTCCACCGCATTGCCGGCAACGTCAAACAGACCCCCTTCCGCGAGATCTGGGAAAACGCGGAGATCTTCAAAAACCTGCGCGACTTCGCCTCCTACAAGGGGAAGTGCGGCCAGTGCGAATACCTCTCCGTCTGCGGCGGCTGCCGTGCGCGGGCAGACGCGGTGTATGGCGATTACATGGCAGAGGAGCCCTTCTGCAACCACATCCCACTCAGGGCCCAACGGGAAGCCGAAAAATAA
- a CDS encoding rhodanese-like domain-containing protein: MPGFVTRLLLVTFMLLLPLTSARAETASKPSEELVIDVRSEAEWRQGHLENAILIPYDRIGTDIARFTGDKNARLYLYCRSGRRTAIAAKALTRVGYRNLVNLGTMENAARTLKRRIISETAAP; encoded by the coding sequence ATGCCCGGATTCGTGACCAGACTGCTGCTTGTGACGTTCATGCTGCTCCTTCCGCTGACATCAGCCCGTGCGGAGACGGCCAGCAAACCTTCCGAGGAACTGGTCATCGACGTGCGCAGCGAAGCGGAGTGGAGGCAGGGGCACCTGGAAAACGCCATCCTGATCCCCTACGACCGGATTGGAACCGACATCGCCAGATTCACCGGCGACAAAAATGCCAGGCTGTACCTGTACTGCCGCAGCGGCAGAAGAACAGCCATCGCCGCCAAGGCCCTGACCAGGGTCGGCTACCGAAACCTGGTCAACCTGGGGACAATGGAGAACGCGGCCCGGACACTGAAGAGGCGCATCATCAGCGAGACGGCGGCCCCCTGA
- the hisI gene encoding phosphoribosyl-AMP cyclohydrolase, with protein MFSRCSLYSPLPRHPHTSKETNVIQIDFNKMGGLIPAIIQDYQNGEVLMVAFMDEKTLNLTLETGKTWFFSRSRNKYWMKGEESGNTQEVMEVLTDCDADTVVIKVKQNGPAACHTGNRSCFYVKWENGQWVEHSKPLFDPAQVYKK; from the coding sequence ATTTTCAGCCGCTGCTCCCTATACTCGCCGCTTCCGCGGCATCCACACACGAGCAAGGAGACCAACGTGATTCAGATCGATTTCAACAAGATGGGGGGACTTATCCCCGCCATCATCCAGGACTACCAGAACGGCGAAGTACTGATGGTGGCCTTCATGGACGAAAAGACCCTCAACCTGACCCTGGAGACGGGCAAGACCTGGTTCTTCAGCCGCAGCCGCAACAAGTACTGGATGAAGGGTGAGGAGTCGGGCAACACCCAGGAGGTCATGGAAGTGCTGACCGACTGTGACGCCGATACCGTGGTCATCAAGGTCAAGCAGAACGGCCCGGCCGCCTGCCATACCGGCAACCGCAGCTGCTTCTACGTGAAATGGGAAAACGGCCAGTGGGTGGAGCACTCCAAACCCCTGTTCGATCCGGCCCAGGTCTACAAGAAGTAA